TTAGCGCATGTTATGAGGCGTCACTACTGGTAATGAGAGATGTTTAATGTGGTCTGTGGCAAGAGCAAAGTCAATAACAAGCCACTGTACCCAATTTTTTTATCTTACGGATCTTTAGCAACTTTATTAGTCTCTTTACATTAAGAGGCTTAGTGAACCCAGCATTACACAACTTTAACAGAGTTTAATACGTATTTTACATCCAGTCATCAAATACGAATGGATAAATATGAAGTGCAGACAGAACCATGACACAAAAAGACTGGTTGTAAAATCATCCTATTATAACCCTTTCTTCTAAATGGTTACAGCTCTGTTATGTTTGTTCCTTGAAAATCGTTCGTTACGTTATTATGGTTTATTGGTTATATGGCTTTGAGGGATATGAGGATATGATATTAGATGTGTCATGAAACCTGTGGGAGAGTTGGACGAGATAATAGGGTTACAGAAGTGTTGCATAATTATCGTACTAGCACTTTTATGGCCGAGTTATTACAACGCTGGACGTGCTAAATGCACTGCTCGAGTCGCCGTCCCTTCTCTTGTTTGGTCATGAGAGACAAGTACATTGAGTTTACAGCTTAGTGATACTAAAATGCCCACACCAACATTCAGGATTGGTTCAAGGAAGAGGATTCAGTTCCTAGAATCAAGAGTCCTTCGCCACCAGGGACGAAGGTGTGTGGTGAACTGAGATAAAAACTGAATGTTCACCTCACGTAACTTTTCTAAAACGCAAATATCACTGAGATATAATGGTCGCCAACGATATCGAAATCTTTAGAATGTATAGTTTGATATTTGGAAAATCTTCATTTTCTCCTGACAAACGCTGTtatagattcgccggtataatcgcccggtcCGGGCACTTTCCAAGAGGTGGCTCGGCCTTGGCTCCTTGCAGTGgaagtgtctcagaccaatgtctgccatgggaggaggtacaagtgcctcctcatcttctgggaccagctgtccccaggccaagtcccattccccgcccccacggggctcggagggagaagctaggcatctAGGGCTGCCACAAACACTGCGTCCAAACATTCCAATGACATTTCAGTTAGTTTAATTAAGCTACAATAAATGCAAAAATGTCCATTGCTAAAATCGCAACAAAATCGCacttttaaagaaaaaaatataaaaagtaaTTGAGTAATCCACTCTTTCCATGTTCTCTCTCAAGTGACAAGGCTGCGAGAACGAATAAGAATGAAGGTGACCACAGTtctactgctgttggtgttccTGGCCGCAGCCAAGCGTCCCTTCCCTCAATTTGGCAAGTTGGCAGCTAAGTGGTTCTGATTAATTCAATATTCTTTATCATCCTTTTatgtctatgtatgtatgtatatatgtacatatgcatatatatttatgGATTAATATTAAGACAAGTATAACCTCTCTTCACCAGACAACACACAAACTTTAGCAGTAGCTGGGAAGGCTGTAAGTGATGTGCTTGCAACAGTTTCTTATCCCTCCAGCATAATTATTCTGCTCATAGACGGTAGCACCTCTGCCGCTACTCTCTTAAAGGTGTGTAGTTGCACTTACCATTAGAGGGGAATACAACATGAGGTTTGGGTCTCGGTGTATATGCGTTGAGTTTGGTTTTATCCCTATTTTAGGATGTGTTACTCTTGCACGTTAGTTAATAAGTAGATCGCTAAAAACCCATTTCTTGCAACATTCACTTACACTATTCAAATGATTCTACATATTTTGTTATAATTTGCTTCATCTACACTGGTTCAGCAGACAGGTCTACTGCTACCCCCGTGGGggtgttgtgtactggaggtgagagtgcATGGTGCAGACCTCGCTAACAAGACGCAGGAGGCCGTATCTAGGGCGATAAGTGAGGCTAGGGTGGTAGGTTACGAATGACTGTCCGTACAACTGTCATTGTTCCGTAATTAACAAGTATGCTAGTTCACAAATAATCTTGGATGCCTATAAATGCTTAATAATTTTTCTCAAATACATTTTTCTTCATGCTGCACTATTGGATTTGTAAAAATAAATAGTTTTCATCTTTCATGTACTGTTGGCATCAGCAGCTGCGTCAACAGTCATGGagtgtaactgtggtggtggtgagtgatgacacGAACTTCCTCACCACCTTCGCTGAGTGTTCCGTCAAGGGCCGCCTCCTGGTGTGGTCGACGAGGCTCCTCGTCGTCACCAACCAACCCCTCCCGCAGCTCCACCAACTCCGCACGACCTTCTCCATGACCAACTCCATGTTGCTTATCGTGGAGAATTCAGTGCGATCGTTTCGGTAACTACGGTCGTGCATGATGTAACTTTTGTACATTAAATAGCCAAAACTTAAATACTTTTACCTTTAAGTATTTAGTAAAAATAATTCATATTTTAAAGCACTGAGATAATTCTCGCTTGGAAAATAAGCAAGAAATAATAGTTTGAATGTTCCGATCTACGCTGTTATACTCAGTTACTTAATTCTTCCCACTATACTGGCTTTTGATCATTATTCCTTATTGCAGATGTTCCCAAAGTAGGGACCGAAATATTGTTTAGATTCTTATCTATATTCAAAATGTGGGTTTTCTGAGCGATTATGCTTTATTGTCTAGATATTGAGCAACATCTTCCCAGCTTTTCACATTATCACGTTTTGAAGTTTTCTTGCACGTTCATAGGTGCAGCGTGTATGTACACTTTCCGTACAGCACCCAAGACACCCAGGCACTGAGAATTGCTTCCTGGTCCCCTCGTCAGGGACTCGCCTTTACAACCCACTTTAAGCTCTTTCCTGATAAGTTCTCCATGTAAGTAACTGTAAATATATAtgggatgggtttatgaaggatgaggttaaccatggaACTGATGAAggataaaaggtgagtggtgcgtttaggtatctgtggagacaaaaatcgttatccatggaggcaaagaagggaatgtacaagagaaTAATggtactcttatatgggtgtgaagcttgggttgtaaacgctgcagcaaggaggcggctggtggcagtggagatgtcctaagagcaatgtgtggtgtaaatattatgcagagaattcgtagtgtagaaattaggaggtgtggagttattgaatgtattagtcagagggctgaagaggggctgttgagatggtttggtcatttacagagaatggaacaaagaatgacttgagcgtataaatctgtaagggaaggaagccGGGGTATGGGACggcctcgaaaaggttggagggagggggtaaaggaggttttgtgggcgaagggcttggatttccagcaagcgtgcgtgtgttagataggagtgaatggagacgaatggtttttgggatttgacgatctgttggagtgtgaggagggtaatattttgtgaagagattcagggaaaccggttagccggacttgagtcctggaaatgggaagtacagtgtctgcactttaaagaaggggtttaggatattggcagttcggagggacatctgaactgtcgtacgTGGTCGCCTCTTCAAAGACAGgttattatgtatgagtgatggtgaaagtgattaatgttgaaagattttttttttctttttgggtcacccttccttgcaAACAAGAGATCTTAACAATCCacaacaagccacatggggatagaaatctttagctcaagatctttcacactctTGTGTGCCTTTTGGAGCTATGCGTTACCACTGACACCTGCCTTGCCTTATAGAATTTgccctcctatctgttgctgtcttgcaacattgcatagctcttgAAGATGCATGtggtttgtatgtatatataaatacataccagtaatGGAGAGGAAGTCAGACGAAATCAGATGAAAGTATAATCCAATATATTCAACACTAAAACGAGAGACGCTCATCGCTTGAATTTTACCTATAAATTTTGACATGCTTTGTTTTCTCAGACTAGTCAATGGGCCGACGCTTGTGGTAGCAGCAGAGGAGTTTGAGCCTCACATTGCCTTAGTGAAAGACAGGAGCTTGACAACTGATCCGTCCTTCACAGGTCCGATGGTGAAATTGCTTGATATACTCGCAAGGTCTATGAACTTTACGTAAGCTGTCCTGTAGTTTATTTTCATCTCAATGATAAATTCTTAGTTTACCATAACGTATGAGATGATGGAACTTTAAGTTATTCGAAATTTACACAATTTTGCTTTTACTGAAACTAGTAAACAGGTTCTTGCAGCTGAAGTTGAAAATAAGATTCCATTTTGTTTATGAATTATTTAGCCTCTTGTTTGAAGACTCAGTATTCTTCCTACTGTTCATCATTACTTGATGCATCAATCATCACATATTTAACGAATGAATCCAAAAGTTTGGGGAGGTTTCATTTGTTTAAAACTAAAACCGCAAAATTCAAATTCAGTTCCTATTGGTTATATATAAGATTCAGCAAAACTAAAATATTTACAGTATACTTAAGCTTCTGTGTAAGACGTTTTACCTACTTTGATGTTCACTAGGTACACATACGTGCGTCCTCCCGACGGGTCATGGGGAGCCAAACTGGCAGACGGTTCATGGACGGGTATGGTTGGTATGGTGGGCAGGGGGGTGAGTTTATTTATTCCTGAAGAATCACAGACCATTATTGTTTTACTGAACACCACATTATGCATTTATAAAAAGTACTTTATTCCTGAGCACTAAATGAAGTTAGAATATAAGTATTTTAACTATCCTAAAACTGACTCTTGCAGGAAGCGGATATTGGTCTTGGGCCCTTCGGCGTTAGCGCCACCAGAGCAGAAATGGTGGACTTTACAAGGGAGTTAATAACTGAAACTGCGAGGATAATGGGTGGTCGGGGGCTGCCGGAGGTGAACCCCTGGAGCTTCGTGCTGCCCCTGACGCTCCCAGTGTGGGCGGCCACCCTGGCAGctctgctactggtgctggttaCAGTCTTTTTGTTCCCACTGTCTGGTTTGCAAACCTCCAGTAATTCGCAGTCATCTTTGGACGTGGCTTTCGGATATATTGGCATTTTCTTACAGCAAGGCAAGATATTTCGGTTTTCCTACAGAAATGTAGATTATAACAATAGAACTAACTCTTCTAAAACAAATGTGTGCGCGAGCGAATATGTACTCCTAAATTTGTGCCTATAAGAATAAACTCCCCCTCTGGAGTTTACTTAATTGGTATAGTTGCTGCTACggtatttataattttttttacggATTATTTTAAACTCGTAATTATACCCATTTATTCACGAATTTAATATATCATATCTCACTTTGGCAGCCATGCAGATACCTTCTTGCCTTTGGTGGGAGAAGCTGTTGTTAGCAACGTGGTTGATAGTCATGTTTGTGATATCTAAGAGCTACGCTGGTAACCTCATGTCTAACCTGGCAGTGAGATACATCCCTCAACCCTACCAGTCTCTCAGGGATGTCCTCGACGACCACTCCGTCACCATGATATGGGAGGCCAATAATGTTTACGTGCAATATTATCGAGTGAGTTCATATAAACGTTTTCTTTACTAAAATTGTGAGATTGTACACTAGTCTGTACAGCAATTATATTAGTGTTAAATCAGTGAGGAAACGCTAAACCCTtagggttatacagtgcctgggaaaagtaggtaatcaggtttaatcctaGAAAGTTAAGGATAATTCTGATTCCATGAGTCAGGagtcattcaccagcatcaaggcaatcATTCACATTCCTTCCTTGACGGATACAGCCATTTTAGTAATCAGTTGACTCATATGATTCATAGCACTATACATCTTCTGTAAGGATCAGCGAAATCAGTACATTAAACGAAGAAAACTTTTACTCTATTCATAAAGGAATTCAAGTTACTGTTTCCTTTCATATATGTATTGCgatgtatactgtatattatactgttacatttattaaataacaagAAATAATGAACTGCGGACCAACCATTCCTTGTTTGGTTCAAGGCCGTGAGTCCATTTCTTAATGTATGTCTCTTGTTCGGTGAATCAAATTTGTCGTACAACTGATTTCATTTAAGACGTATGTCATGTGTTTaactaaccatacccccggccgggattgaaaccgcggtcatagtctcaaaactccagcccgtcgcgttagccactagaccagctaaccacaataagattcatccaactaggtatatttctacaccataggaaggttagcacaggcaccactgtgaccacaaatgcaagtttttacagacgaatctccagctagcgtggccgtgacgaactctagctcaagtcccttcactgccgtcaagatgactcaagaaatcgtaatgacacgattgcaaacaaaccatacccccggccgggattgaacccgcggtcatagtctcaaaactccagcccgtcgcgttagccactagaccagctagccacaataagattcatccaactaggtatatttctacaccataggaaggttagcacagtcaccactgtgaccacaaatgcagtgaagggacttgagctagagttcgtcacggccacgctagctggagattcgtctgtaaaaacttgcatttgtggtcacagaggtgcctgtgctaactttcctattgtgtagaaatatacctagttggatgaatcttattgtggctagctggtctagtggctaacgcgacgggctggagttttgagactccatgaccgcgggttcaatcccggccgggggtatggtttgtttgcaatcgtgtcattacgatttcttgagtcatatgtTTAACTAGATTTGATCTTTTCAAGTCTGTACACTCTGGAATATTCAAAGAGATTGCCGACTCCGAGAAGAAAGGACGCATCATGTACGTGAGGAGTACGGAGTTCCCCGCCAGTATAGACGTCTTCGTGCGTCGAGGTCACCACGTACTGATAGCGGAAGATCGCTATGAAAAAGTTTTAATGGCTCAAGATTTCTCACGTACAGGTAGAATCTAAACTTTTTTCTTATGTCCCATATCCCAAACCACCTGATTGCTATTAAtataattgtaattattattactattgctattattagtagtattattctcccaattatttttgttattattctcactatttttattattagtattattattttgttattgtaTTCAAAAAGAATCGCTAAACTTCAAGGAGTATGCAGTGCAGGGGAAATTGGGTGGTATTGATCCAAAGGagagggcagctccaattcttAGGATCAGTAGgagcccttcacctgcatcaataCACCTGATGCAGGTGAAGGGTAATATCTATAATTATATAGTGATTTGTCCTTCATCTGTGACACTTGGGTTGTATTCTTCACTCATGTGTTGCACGCGCTTGTGTTGCGTTCCTCACACTTGTATTCTCCGTACTTTTGTTTTAACACTTATACATTGTCTTGGAAACTTTAAGCGAAACGACGTATAACGAAACCAATTTATCAGAGGCTAATTGATATCAACAAGGGTTTAGTTCCTAAGGcaagggagagctgagagggaggACGATAGTGCTGCAGACTCCGTGACTGTGGAGTATGTCGCTCTGGCTCGCTATACTCTATTATTGACATTTTTAATATTTTGGGTATCATACTTTTTCAGAATTATAAAACACACTGCAGATCATAAAAACCTAATACAAATAGCCATAAGGGAGGAAACCGACAATAGCAAAGCTGGGTAAGCAGCTGCGGCTTCTTTGTCGGCACTCGCAGACTCAGCGGTTATTtgtatgttttattattattattattattattattattaatatcacagggaagcgctaagcccgtaggattatacagcgcatgtgggggggatggaaggtattcagtcttaattcagggaaccggagcacagatacaattccctagatcaagagcccctcaccagcgtcaaggaaccttccttgaggggtatgtaTGTTCTAGAGGTTTGAAAGTTTCTTAAAATGCTCAAGTCAACCATGACTTGCCACGACGGTTTCACTTTCAATACTAAAGCCCTGTTTTTCCTTTAAATCTTCAAATAAGCAGTTTTCATTTGTATGGTCATTAACGAACATGGAGAGTTACACCGATGCACGATGGATGGCCTGGAATCGACTTatttttctcatcaacgttaTAACGAAATAACGTTGAAGTAAACGACGTTAAATGAGGACTTACTGTACATTTAATAGTCATGACATTTCCACTTTCCTTCACATTTATCAAATCTTTCAACACTTTATTTACCTTCAAGTATTGATATCAAATATTAGTAATGAGAATTAAAACGTTCAACTtattgctatctttactgataaatttaaaataaaaaatattaattttacgTAATATTTTTACGCTATTTGAGGTTATAAAGAATGTCCCTATCTTGATAGGGCGATGTGACTTCTACTCGTCAGAAGCGAGGTTCCTTCCATTCATGTCTTCGATGGTTGGTCCAAAAGACAGTCCTCTGGTTCCCATCATCAGTAAAAGGTACTTGTGTGTACTCCTGAGTTTCCATGAAACAGCGACGTATCATCCTGCTTGTAGTATATTTGAAATGTCAAGTTTGCAAATATTTTTCGGAAACAGATGCCTAAATCATAAATAGTACAAGCATACATATTTTTCAATTGA
The sequence above is drawn from the Cherax quadricarinatus isolate ZL_2023a chromosome 50, ASM3850222v1, whole genome shotgun sequence genome and encodes:
- the LOC128695326 gene encoding LOW QUALITY PROTEIN: probable glutamate receptor (The sequence of the model RefSeq protein was modified relative to this genomic sequence to represent the inferred CDS: substituted 1 base at 1 genomic stop codon), with the protein product MGRRQRLRPTTLADRVKLVWLWVEGVPVRIIAQETETSVTTVCRWDWFKEEDSVPRIKSPSPPGTKIRRYNRPVRALSKRWLGLGSLQWKCLRPMSAMGGDNTQTLAVAGKAVSDVLATVSYPSSIIILLIDGSTSAATLLKTGLLLPPWGCCVLEVRVHGADLANKTQEAVSRAISEARQLRQQSWSVTVVVVSDDTNFLTTFAECSVKGRLLVWSTRLLVVTNQPLPQLHQLRTTFSMTNSMLLIVENSVRSVYVHFPYSTQDTQALRIASWSPRQGLAFTTHFKLFPDKFSILVNGPTLVVAAEEFEPHIALVKDRSLTTDPSFTGPMVKLLDILARSMNFTYTYVRPPDGSWGAKLADGSWTGMVGMVGRGEADIGLGPFGVSATRAEMVDFTRELITETARIMGGRGLPEVNPWSFVLPLTLPVWAATLAALLLVLVTVFLFPLSGLQTSSNSQSSLDVAFGYIGIFLQQAMQIPSCLWWEKLLLATWLIVMFVISKSYAGNLMSNLAVRYIPQPYQSLRDVLDDHSVTMIWEANNVYVQYYRSVHSGIFKEIADSEKKGRIMYVRSTEFPASIDVFVRRGHHVLIAEDRYEKVLMAQDFSRTGRCDFYSSEARFLPFMSSMVGPKDSPLVPIISKSIKAVTQNGLYDYWTQAYMPNATSCAFPPTKITVNTSLGFHNLWGMFVVLLGGLSLSLIVLGLEIIAAXQVNI